A window of Gadus chalcogrammus isolate NIFS_2021 chromosome 16, NIFS_Gcha_1.0, whole genome shotgun sequence contains these coding sequences:
- the LOC130405666 gene encoding trace amine-associated receptor 1-like produces the protein MEPEFCYGNGSCVRTVYPVTVRITLYLALGSAVVLTVLGNLFVIVSISHFKQLHTPTNYLTLSLAVSDFLLGVLVMFPGMINAVETCWYFGDMLYRYYAVCHPMLYPRKITVHTAVVMILVTWCVSAVVGFGMIFLNLNIMGMEEFYYNNVVCEGGCILFTTGVASTLSAVIAFYIPGVIMLGTYLKIYMVAQRQVRTIGLQNSRSSKLDKHQRKATKTLAIIMGVFLSVWLPFFLCFIIDPLIGYSVPPALFNTFVWLGYFNSTINPLVYAFFYSWFRKAFQIIISGRIFRSDMSDTKLFAE, from the exons ATGGAGCCGGAGTTCTGCTACGGGAATGGCTCGTGTGTGAGGACGGTCTACCCTGTCACTGTCCGCATCACCCTCTACTTGGCCCTGGGGTCTGCGGTGGTCCTCACGGTGCTGGGTAACCTCTTCGTGATCGTCTCCATTTCTCACTTCAAGCAACTCCACACGCCCACCAACTACCTGACCCTATCTCTGGCCGTGTCCGACTTCCTGCTGGGGGTTCTGGTCATGTTCCCTGGCATGATCAATGCGGTCGAGACCTGCTGGTACTTTGGGGACATGTTAT ACCGCTATTATGCCGTGTGCCACCCTATGCTCTACCCCCGTAAGATAACGGTTCACACCGCGGTCGTCATGATCctggtcacatggtgtgtctctGCTGTGGTTGGCTTCGGGATGATCTTCCTCAATCTGAATATTATGGGAATGGAGGAGTTCTACTATAACAACGTGGTGTGCGAAGGAGGGTGCATTCTTTTTACGACTGGGGTGGCCAGCACACTCTCGGCCGTTATCGCCTTCTACATCCCCGGGGTCATAATGCTGGGCACTTACCTGAAGATCTACATGGTTGCCCAGAGACAAGTGCGCACCATAGGCCTACAGAACAGCCGCTCCTCCAAGTTGGACAAGCACCAGAGGAAAGCCACCAAAACGCTGGCCATCATCATGGGTGTGTTTCTGTCCGTCTGGTTGCCGTTTTTCCTCTGTTTCATAATCGACCCCCTCATCGGCTACTCTGTACCACCTGCTTTGTTCAACACATTTGTGTGGCTGGGGTACTTTAATTCCACTATCAACCCATTGGTTTACGCCTTCTTTTACAGCTGGTTTAGGAAAGCTTTTCAAATTATCATTTCCGGTAGGATCTTTCGGTCGGATATGTCGGACACAAAACTGTTTGCAGAGTGA
- the LOC130406677 gene encoding trace amine-associated receptor 1-like, whose translation MEPEFCYGNGSCVRTVYPVAVRVTLYLVLGSAVVLTVLGNLFVIVAISHFKQLHTPTNYLTLSLAVTDLLLGVLVMFPGMIRAVETCWYFGEMFCRLFLSYDILLCTASILNLSFISIDRYYAVCHPMLYPRKITVHTAVIMILVTWCVSAVVGFGMIFLELNILGMEELYYNNLACEGGCALFTTVVASTVSAIISFYLPGVIMLAIYLKIYMVAQRQVRTTGLQNTSSSKVDKHQRKATKTLAIIMGVFLSLWTPFFLCYIIDPYIGYSFQPALFDTLVWLGYLNSTINPLVYAFFYSWFRKAFQIIVSGRIFRSDMSDTKLFVE comes from the coding sequence ATGGAGCCGGAGTTCTGCTACGGGAATGGCTCGTGTGTGAGGACGGTCTACCCTGTTGCTGTCCGCGTCACACTCTACTTGGTCTTGGGGTCTGCGGTGGTCCTCACAGTGCTGGGAAACCTCTTTGTGATCGTGGCCATTTCTCACTTTAAGCAActccacacacccaccaactacctcaccctctccctggcCGTAACCGACCTCCTCCTGGGGGTTCTGGTCATGTTCCCCGGTATGATTCGTGCCGTTGAGACCTGCTGGTACTTTGGGGAGATGTTCTGCAGGCTCTTCCTTAGCTATGACATCTTGCTGTGCACCGCGTCCATCTTGAACCTGTCCTTTATATCCATCGACCGCTATTATGCCGTGTGCCACCCTATGCTCTACCCCCGTAAGATAACGGTTCACACCGCAGTCATCATGATCctggtcacatggtgtgtctcgGCTGTGGTTGGCTTCGGGATGATCTTCCTCGAGCTAAATATTTTGGGAATGGAGGAGTTGTACTATAACAACTTGGCGTGTGAAGGAGGGTGCGCTTTGTTTACGACTGTTGTCGCCAGCACTGTCTCGGCGATCATCTCTTTCTACCTCCCCGGGGTCATCATGCTGGCCATCTACCTGAAGATCTACATGGTTGCCCAGAGACAGGTTCGCACCACAGGCCTACAGAACACCAGCTCCTCCAAGGTGGACAAGCACCAGAGGAAAGCCACCAAAACACTGGCCATCATCATGGGCGTGTTTCTGTCACTCTGGACACCGTTTTTCCTCTGTTACATCATCGACCCCTACATCGGCTACTCCTTTCAGCCCGCCTTGTTCGACACACTCGTGTGGCTGGGGTATCTGAATTCAACCATCAACCCGTTGGTGTACGCCTTCTTCTACAGTTGGTTCAGGAAGGCGTTTCAAATCATCGTTTCTGGTCGCATCTTTCGGTCTGACATGTCGGACACAAAACTATTTGTAGAGTGA